ACAGCGCGCGCCGCCCGCTCCCGCGCGCCCTGCCACGCGCCGCTCTGCTGAGACCCGGCGCGCGCTGCCGGGCGAGCCCAGACAcgcaccgcgggggggggggagcatgcacTGAGGGAGGAGGCGGCTGCACGCGTACAAAGTGGGGGACGGGCATAGACCAGGGGGTGCACACACAGCGGGGAGGAAAGAATAGAAGCAGGAAGGCAGATGCACAcactgagtgggggggggggggtggatggggaggaAGCACACacctcggggggaggggaaggcacacATACTGAGGGGGGCTGTGCATGCACTGAGGGGCGTATGGagggcccccccacacacacagcaaatGGGGAGGCACACACAGAAGAAGGGGGGGTgcacagggaagggaaaggagatggggggcGCTCTAGCAGGGCAGTGTGCTGCCAGTCTGTGGGTTTGGGGGAGCAGCTTGCCTTCAGCTGCTGGGGCACTTTCCCTTCTCAGCTGCAACCCTCCCATGGTCTCTGCCTAGTAGagggcagggtgaggggcctTACACTAATACCCCACCCTGACCCATTAGTGCCCCCCAATACCCAGAGTCCAGTGCACCCCATGTTACTGTGACCTCCCGCATGAAAAGGACAGTGGCATACTGGGCGCTTCTCCCTGCACCCGCCCCCAGCTAGGGTAGCTCCTGCACCTGAGCCGTGAAATGCCCCAGGGCTGAGACTCCTGAGTGATGGAGGGGCCCTGATGTATCCCATTAGCCCACAGCTTGCTCTCTGAGGCTGTATCAGGTGCTGAATCCCTGGGCCCTGTCTCTGAAGAGGTTCGGGTTCAGTCCAGAGAGTTGCATTCTCCTGTCCTGAATggagcttccccaccctcacaGCCGCCTGCTAGTCCAGCCCTAGGTAGCCCactgctctgccagtgcccctcgcctacagccccctgctagcccagcccagggctccccacaCATACAGCCCAGCTGCTACCTCTCAGCCAAGACAGGCAGCCCCTTGCCAGCCCTTACCAATCTGGACCAGAATCACTGAATTCtaaagctggaagggaccttgagggttCACCAgatcccaaccccctcctggcaggaccaagtgccCGTCTTCTGCCGTGTCCCCCAGCTCAGCAGCCAGGGGTTAATGGGCTATTGTGTGCCCAGGCTCAGTGcaggtcctcccctcccaccccagcgctgggaaGAACCCGCCGGCGGGGCTCTGTTCCCGCCCGCTGCCCGCGCCATGCAGCCCCGGGCGCTCGTGCGTGACATTGACAGTTACGGCTGAGTGCAAACAAGCTGCATTCCACCTGGCAGCCCCACGCAGCGGGTCCAACCGGAGAGCCACCCTCATGGAGGACAGAGGAAAGGCCTTAGAGAGCTGGGGAGGCACCATATGGGGCACACAGGCCCAGATTTTGGCAGAAAGGGGACCAGGCATCACTCCATCCCCCACCTTTGGGTCCCCAGTGCCCCTCTCTCCAAGGGAACACAGCTGCTCAGAGCGGCCTGAGGGAACTGCAGGGTGCAGCCTGGCTAGTCACAGGGCCTTGATCTCGCTGGCGCTGGTGACTCGTGAACAGCTCAGGTGACTTGCCCCCCTTGCAGGTTTGCACACCCCCATGCCCGGTAGAGACGTGTGTGGGGAGACCCAGCCAGATGCGGGTTCGAACCACTGGGTGTGGGGAGCGCAGAGGATTCAACAAGATAGCCGGTTGGGCCCCACAGGCCTCTCCACAGTGCCCAGGGCTGTGTGTGCCAACGGGGACCTGTGCCCAGCGTTAGGTCCTGGGCTTGGAACCTGTgggggcccccagcctggcctggctctcAATTGGTACTGAAACCAGAGCTGCCCTGGCATGAGCCCCTCCCAGTGTGGAGGCCTGACCCTGATCCTCGGGGGTGGTGGTTGCTGATGCCAGCACCCTGGGTGAGGCAGAGGGATGCCAGCACCTCACATGCCCAGGGCTACCAAGGACCCAGCACCTCACATGGCCTGATTTGTGTGGCAGCCAAACCAACCCTGCTGCAGCCCAGTCACAACATgcgcccagctctggggtgggcagCGGCACATCCCGCCCCATGGTTTGTAGGTCTAGGGCTGTTGTCAGAGAAGAGGTGGCAGCAAAGACAGGGCAATTGGGGCCAAGGTCGAAAAGGGACAGAACGgatgccccactgcccccagatTTTTCAGACCAGCTtgtgccaggctggcaggggggaggggcaggttacCAAGGCTGTCACCCATGCCCTGGCCAGCTGCCGCGGTGGGTGTGGCTACGTGGCTATTCTTTTAAATATGTAAATCAGCTCATTAAACGATTGACCGAAAAGTGGCACTGCCCAAAATGCAATTCCATGGGGTACCTGGCAGGGGGATAAGAAGGGggcaactagcccaggctaatgAGGCACAGCCCTCAGGAAGTCAGGAGCCAGGCTTGTGGTCAGTGTGTCTCAGGAGCGCCCAGCAGTGTGAGTTATTGTCAGTCGCTGCAGCCCATGAGCTGATCTAGGCGATTGGGCTCCCTGGCAGGCTGAGTCCTGGCagcacccctgccccctgccagagccccacgtgccaggcctagcctggctctggggggcccCCTCAGCAATAGCCTATGTGCTGACCCTTCAAGCTGAgcagccccagggaggaggttgggggggaggcagcGCTTCCCAATGGTGAAAggcagctgccttagcacccgGCTCGGGGACCTGCTGGCTGTCCTGGATGGGCGTTGGAGCCAGTTCCTGCTCATGCCATTCATCCCCCTGCTTTCATCTAGGGCGCCCAGCTTCAAAAGGCCGCACCTGCTGGGGCTCTGTGGGTGCCAGGGCACGCTGGGTCTGGCTCCTGCTAACTCTGAGCGGGGTAGGCCAAACCGTgccatggggagtgggggggggggggggggccaggactgggcagcagccccagagctctGTCTGCAGCATTGGTACCAGACACCAGAATGGGCTGCGGGCCCGGGTGCAGCTGCAGCTCCGaggccaaggggtgtggctggggcctggcttcccctctgcgcctatGGCCTTTGCCAGCGCACAGCCCCACGGCAGACGTGTGCGCGGCTGTGCGGGGCCAGAGACGAGGCGCCCACACATACCAGgccatgccccccccctcccgccccacagcctttgctctgggagggcagcgcaCACTGGGCTGAGGTGGCCCCAGCCAGATTTCAGCCTGACGCCCCACACGGCGGGTGCTCTGCATCTTTTCCCTCAGCCGGGAATGGCTTGAGATGGAGAAAAGGGCCAGGCCCCCGGAAcccgctgcctgctcccagctgccctgtgctgtGGCGCTGACCCTAGCAAAACCTTGGGACAGTGACAGGCCTTGGGCCCCACACTGGCCTGGGCAGTGAcaagcccttcccctgcagcatgcCCCTTGCTGGCCACGGCTCCCtagagagctgggggcaggggacaagggtgcagggcagggccccAACAAGACACCTGGCTGGGTTGCAAATGGACAGCGGCTTTCCCCCTTGTACCGAAGGGGCAAGTGCCCTGGCAAGTTCGATGAGGACCCCAGGGCCTGGCACTCgcacctgcctgcctggctccaggcagGACTGACGCCCGCAGCAGGTTGGAGAGGCCCATGCTGTGCAGGCAGGAGGGATGCAGGGCCTGTGAGGGGCCAGCAgtgggaaggctggggggggggggggcaggagtggggccactcgggccctgtgctggagcagcagctcagctctgctTGAAGGGCCCAGCCTAGTGCTACAGAGACGAGGGGGGGCTGGGCGACCATGGGGAGCCAGCATCCACCTGGCTAGGCCTGGCtcggctgggctgggtggggaggaaaggggctgAGCGATGGAGAGGGCCGGGCAGAAGTGAAGTgagtggggcagtgcagggcccaaCTGCTACCCAGATGGTTCCGGCAGAGCGAGGCCTGGCAGCCCTGGGCAATTCTCCTGGCGCATTCACCCCTGGAAGGAGGGAACTATGTGCGGGAGCCCTGCATTGCCTGTGTGAGCCAGCCCAGCGGGAATCACCCCACTCGCCTGCCCTCCCTCTTCCACCCTGCCCAGCCACGCCGCTGGGGGCGCCCCAGAACGGAGCACCACACTGTCGGAGGAGCGGATTTTTATTCGTTTTTCTCTTTTACAATAAAAATTCTCAACCCAAAGCCCGAGAGAATCCAAGCCAACCACCATGTGCACCAGGGGCGTCAGAGTGCGGCTTCTCCCCGGAGCCTCCGTGCCGCACAGCCTGCCGGCCCCGCTTGTGGGCAGCGCAGGGCAGGTGGCAGCGGGGACACAGGCTGCTTCGTGCACTGGGCTGCTGTTGGGTTATTCATCACCGTGACATCAGCGGCCCTTTGTACGACTGTCGGGGGGGAAGAGGctccgaggccggggaagggcgggggccgCGGGTGCAAGTGGGACGTGTAAGTCAGATTCCCCTGACAGGCGTATATGTGTGTGGGCACAactgcagccaggctgccagggCACTGCACACCCAGGGCACTCAGGCTAGAGCAGTGTACCCCAGCCAGGCTCATGTGCCCTCCAGGTGCACAGGCTCTGACCCACATGGATGCCGACGGCCCTGTGAGAGTTTGTGCTTTGTTTTCTCTCCAAGGCTGCTGTGGCTtggccctgcagagctgggctgccagttGAATCCCTGCAggggacaccccctcccccatacagcaccctccccccacggctTCTGTTTCCTCTTAATGCCATTGCTGATCTAAGGCTACAACAGCGCAGAGCCCAGTTCACACCTCCCCCACAGGGCCCTGATGGGTCCCACAGCAGCTACTAGGTGGgaccagcccctgctgtggcctcATGGCAGGCAGGTCCGGGGTAAGCCCCAGGAGCTGGCACCAGCAGGGCCAAGCCCTcagacacccccccgcccccacccctgggtCACCTGtgagcaccctgcccccttcccggcctgTGACCGGCTCAGCAGGTGGAGAGGGGACCCGCAGCAGCAAGAGCCGGAGTTGCCTCCAAGGTGTGGCTCTGGCCTTTCCCGGCCtgagggggcaggctggctgtGGGTGCCTGAGAAAGCTAAGCTGGGAGCAGCCTCTTTGGATGCCAGTGGGTGGCCCCActgaggcaggtgcaggggagagggtgggggaggcaggtgttCTCCTGGGCCCACATGGTTCACATGTGGCTAATACGCCAGGCAGCTGTCAGGGCCTCCCCACAGCTGGTGGCTCTTCTGGGGCTCCCCGCCCTGCTGCAGAACCAGGCGCCTCCTACGCCAGCCCACATCCAGGCCCCTGCGGCTGGCGTCTCCCAGGCCCTGCCGACGGGCTCGTGCCATGGCACCGGCTGCTCCCGCCTAGCCTCtcaccctgcccaggctggggcaATGCCCAGCGAGGCCCCTCAGCCCGAGGATGCTGGTGccgtctctctcctcctgccctaggcCCGCCTGGCGTGTCTGAGGCCCCAAGCGATTCACAGCAGCTCCCTCAAGAGACTCCCTGTGGCCCcatcccacagctcctgccccttgGCCTTTGACACTGGGGCCACgctgggcttgggggcagggcccagcctgcCCTGTGACGGTCACTGCACGGCCGAGTCGTCGGCCTGAGGCGTGACAGCTggtcaggggaggggcagcgctcaATGCGACCCCCCCTTGCATGGGCAAGGCCTGGGGCTGGAAGGACAGGAGTGCTGGGCAGGGCCTGCCTTCCTGcgggggccgggagaggggcggggggcggtgcgCCCCCCAGGCGAGGGGCAGTCAGAGAAGAGCGAGTGTcgggggccaggactcccggCGCTGCAGCCCACGGgcgccaggggagggaggggatcaCAGGAAGGCGTCGGCCTTGGCCCAGGGCTGCGTCTCGCTGAGGAAGCCATCACAGAGGTTGAAGCCCGGCTCAAAGCCCCAGGGACTGGCCAGCGCCTCGGCCCTCTGCTCCTCCCAGGCCTGCTGTGGGGCCTCGGCGAAGGGGGCGAAATCCTCCCAGtgcggagcagggctgggctgatCGGTCGCCGGCGAGCCCCacgtggcaggaggagggaggtaccTGCCAGGGGGCTGGGCGGCGAGGTCCGCCTCCGTGGCCAGCGAGCTGAGCGCCGTGTTAATATCCAGGTCCTCGAAAttgctgctgcttccctggaGGACGTCGTCGAAGGCGTCGGCCCAGTCGAACCCGCCCCGCGGGGCCTCTGTGGGTCGGCTGCTGGCGGGCAGCAGGGGGGACAGGGCAGTTCCGGCTGCCGCGTGGCCCGGCTTCGGCAGAGGCTGCTTGGGTGGGCTGGGGGCATCatccagcagcaggcagccttgGCCCTGCGggtgcggaggggggcaggtggcgtggtgaggggaggggcctggctgcccattccccaggcagggcagagggggcaagAGGCCCCTGGGGGCAGCCTCCAGGGCGGGCACGCTGGGGCGctggcgggccgggccgggcggcacCGTGGGGGCGCGTCGCCGCTTGAAGACGCCGTTGACGAACATGTGGGCGTACTGCGGGTCGATCTGCCAGAAGCCCCCCTTGCCCGGCTCGTCCTTCTGCCGCGGCACCTTCCGGAAGCATTTGTTCAAGGACAGGTTGTGCCGGATGGAGTTCTGCAGCCAAGATAAGGAGGGACAGGCCCATGAAGGACACAGCggcagggcggggccagcagtgcccccctccccagtgcctaGAGAGCCAGCGTGTGACACATGCTGCGCAGCACTAACCTCAGTggaagagggggaaactgaggcacaggatgtTAAGGATCGTGGGAGTTAGGTACCTCAAgatctttgtggatctgggcctaagTGATTCCTCTGGGACGTGGGACCAGCCAGGCCGCCTGACTCTCAGCCCCATCCCCCGCACGGCAGCACAACACGTGTGAGTCACTACGTCCGGGgcttggggctggggacaggagatcCTGGTGCTACAGGCCAGGGGAAGGCCTCATGCACAGGCAGAATCTCCACTTCAGTCTTAGCTAAGTCCctctgcagccctcctgcccGGGGTGAAATGCTCCCAGAGGGCGACCAACACAGGTTGCCTGCCTGGGTCTGATCCTGGTGCCCCAAGCAGGGAACGCCCTATGGCCTTTCCACACCACATCCCTTTGCTTCGGGGGCCGGCCTGGAGCTGAAGCGCCCTCCACCGGGCAGGGTGtccctctgcctccaggcccAGATACTGTGCCCTGTCCTGCCCCGACAAGCAGCTGCAGGCCAAGCGCAGTGAAGATCCCCATCAGCTtgcggggggctgaggcagccctgccccccaagggcACAGACAGCCCCACCtggtggaggagcagctgctcaGAGAAAGAGAAAACGGGCCCTGCGCATCCCCCTCCAACCCCTGCATCCTCCGTGGGGGGCGAGTGAGGCCGAAGGAATCAAATACCGCGGCTCGTTTATCAGCCTGCGGCACCCCGGCCCTCGCGGTGACAGACACAGGCCTCCATTGTCCGTCGCCTCCACAGGGTGGTTAATTATTCAGGCGGCCGACtcacctgccagctgggctcggCGTGCCGGTAGTAGCAGAAGTTCTCCGCAATCCAGCTGTAGATGGCTGACAAGGTGACCTTGGCCTGCTGGCTGGCCTGCAGAGCCATGCAGATGAGGGTGGCGTAGGAGTAAGGGGGCTTCACCCCAGGGTTGCTCCTGTAATCGATCTGCTCGGCGGTGCCAAGGCCAGGCGGGTAGCTGGTGCCAGGCGAGGTGGCGGCGGAGGTGGGTTTGCCCAGGCTCAGGGGCATCCCAGTGGCTGCGGTGTCTCCTGCTGGTGGGCtggccggggcctcggcctctgGGAAGAGCTGCTGGTGGAGAGGGTGGCTGGGGGCGGGTGGCCTCTCCGGATCAACCGTGACGATGGAGAAGTCTTGCAGCCACTGCAGGCTGGTGAGGCTGTCGTCCAGGGGCGTGGTCCCGCCCTCATTGCCTTGGTCctctgggggcagcagcagccacttctCCTTGAAGCGGGCAGTGATGTCGGGCGAGGCGAGGACGGGCATCCTCCGGGGACTCCCactgcggggcggggcagggcagaaacATCAGCCgtagccccccacccccgctgcctcctgccctggaGAACAGGCAAGGCCCTGCGCCTCCCTCTCGTGCCTGGTACTGTGCAGGTCCCTGTAATGCCCCCACACCTCATCCACAGCTGCTGCCCTCAGCAGGTGGAGAGCTGGAGTTCAGAGGCGCCTTCACCCATTCCTAGAGCTACTGCTCGCCTCCCTGGTGCCTACTGGGACCTGCCTCTCAGCAGGGCACctccctgctgcaggctgggCAGTTTCCCCTGCAGGCACCAGCCGCTCAGTTCCAGCTCTAGTGGTCACACCCCAGGGACGCCTAATCCGCTGTCTTCAAACAGCAGGGATGAGCAGGCCAAAGGGGGCCTGGAACAATGAGGCAGCACCAACACCTCCCAGGACAAATTCCTCCCCACTGGCCTCTGAAACCCCCACTTAGCTCCCTGCATCAGCCTGGGTGAAGCACAGTCCTGCTGCCCTTCACTCGTACAGCAACATCGCATGATCCCCGCAGCCAGCACGAACGGGATTTGTGACCCAGCACCAGCCCGAACGGACCACtggggcagcacagctctgcCCGCACGCACCTAGGTGGAGTGGGGGTGTTCAGGGGAATacaggccctgcagccccccgagcTTGCTGGAGAAGGGTCCAGCATGAATGACAGGCGTATTTGTGGCACCTGCCAGCGGGGACCACAAAGCACCTTCCAACCCGGTGTCACCATCTGCAGTTAcacatgggaaactgaggcagcacagAGCACGTTCCCACTGAGCACAGGGCCTGGCAtctcctgcttcctgccccatGGGTGCTGGatggagccaggcagccagcacGGAGCCAAAGGCCAAGCGCCTGCCAACCTGCCAGGACCCACCGGCTGTGAGATGAGTGACGCTGGCACCTAGCTCTGCCGGGCTTGCTGGGGACCTGTCACACCGAAAACAAAAGTGCTGAGGAGGCCTCCAGGGAGGCCTTCTCTGGTTACTGCAGTGGCCAGGTGGTGCTGGTGCTGCTCATTATGGTGGTGCGccgacagcccaggcgcgctgccCAGCACCCAGGGAACACACTGGCACCGGGGCGGGTGGCTCGGGACGCCTGGGCTTGAGAATGGAACAGCAGCCACATGTGGGGCAGAGAGCCTGGGCAACCAGACCCATCGGTAGCCGCCTGGTGGGATGGGGCAGCTCAAAAAGTCCCCTCTCGCTCAACAGCTCCTGGGCCACTCAGCATCCTCACAGCAGCCTGGCGGCTCGGAGCCAATCTGGGGCATTCGATGCTGAGCCTGATACAGCCAGACCCACTGCAGTAAGGGATTATTGTTGCCCTGGCGGGTGGGGGGCAGCCCAAGGCCAAGCATAGCCtttcatggggaaactgaggcacagagctagtCTCTGCAGGCCACCAGCAAGACGCTGGCAGAGCTAGCACTGGAGACGAGCATTCCCAGCCAAGCCACAGACCCTGTACCAAAGgtaatctcccccccccaccccaaagggaTGAAGCCACCGCAGTGCCTAACATCCGAGAGACCCCGCCTGCCTCCACCCACGAATGAACACAATGCAGTGAGGTTGGAGGCACTGACGCCTGTGGGTCCGATCAGACCCACAGCTCCTGACAGAGCCAGCCCCCTTGGTGAGCACTCACCAGCCCGCAGGGGCCAGTCAGGCAAGGAGCCACGTTCAGGCTTAACCCGGCGCTGGGAACAGCAGCCTCTTGGCGCCGTGCCCACGCAGGGAGAGCGCTGTCCGAGGGGGCCTCCGTTCCTCACACGTGCCAAGCGCAGTGTTGAACTGCGGGGGATTCGTCCTGGGACGGCGCggcgaggggcaggcagggaagacAGCGAGGCGCTTGGCAGGGACAGCAGAGCTCTTACCtgttgcagagctgggggggtgtcCCTTGGGGGCACCTGTCTGAATTGGATTGGTGCAGACACAGCCGCACCTCCTGTTACAGCCCCATCCACCCAGCTGGCCTGGCAGGGAGATTGCTGGGGGCACCTGCGTGTCACCTtttgtagggctggaagggggcgggAGAACAGCCCTTTAAACAGATCCTGGGCGTCTCATTGGCTGCTGGTGTCTGGCGTCCCTGGTGCCTTCTGGCCAATGATGCCTGGAGGGTGGCACTCAGTCTGCTCAGAAGTTAGGGATCCTCAATAATTTCTCATGCCAAAGCTTTGCCACAGCATCTTGGGGCTCTTTCTGCAGCCACAAATTAATTCCATGCACAGGAGCAGTGGGGTGTATGTCCTCTCACCCATGTGCCAACACAATGCTCTGATTGCTGCCGCCTGTTAACATGCCACCCCCTCCGTTGCCCTACAGGCTGGCAGACACCTCTGAACATCCAAGTTACAGGGGGCCGAGGTCAGATTGCACTGGGGGTTTGGGGTGAATAAGATCCAGGTCTGAGTGGGAGGCAAAGAGCCATGACTGGAGAGAGCTCTGTGCAGAATCCAGCACCTGCATCCAGGTGATTAGCCGACCAATCCCTCTGTACAAGGCACAGACTGGGGGggccccaaaagagcttgcaaACATAAAGGCATTTCCTGTGTTCAGAAATCCAGACTCACGGGGCTTGCCCAGGCCGTGCTGGTCTCGGGAGACATGCTGGCCTGTGGAGAAGGGGGATGGTAAATTCCTGGGGAGCGCATCTGCCCAGTTCTGAAATACCTGCAGCGCGTGGGTCTCACATTCCTCTCCAGCATTCCGGGAAGCAGCGGCTGTGGATCCCAGGCTCTGATTCTGGGTGTGAGAGCTGCTGGCAGAACCTGCACTGCACAGCACTTCTGAGAAGGGCTCAAGCACGTTTTGCACTGAATCTTCATGGCTCCCAGGCCCTTCCCCTGAGAGAAAAAGCCAAAGTCCAGCACTCCAGGGTCCTCTGGAAAATGTAGAGTGACTGCCTAGAGGTCCCTGTTTCATTCCTGGCTTTGGTAGGCCCAGGGAGGCCCTTTTCAATGGGGACAGCTTCAGTGCCTAAGAACACTCCCCCGCTTGGGAGGTGGAGAGGGTGAGGAAAGTGCTTCTGCTCctacctggggggagggagaaaagaaaggGATCTTCCTGGCCACCCAACCAGCCGCAGGAATGCTCTGGGTGCCAGCTGCCTGGGAGCTGCTAGCCTGGGGGTGGGACAGGGTGGGGTTACAGAGCTGTACGGGGCACACTCAGTTCCAACCTGGCACAGCAGGGAAGCCTATCAAACTTGCCAAGGGGTGGCCCTTTAGAAGGGATGATCCAAGACCCCTGCAGGGTGGCACTCAGAGAGCAGAGCTCCTTGACCAGGGTGGCTGAAGAGCCTCTGCTGCCTGCATCACCTGAACCAGAGGGATCATCCTTTTATTTGGAACACAGGCCTCTCAGCCCGGGGccttgggacaggaggagccccGGAGCCAGACTCCCTTCCCAGAGACCACTGTCCTCTCCCCTCTCCGGGAACTGCTGGGGTAGCTTGGACTCCGTGGGCTCCAGCGTGGGTCGGTTTGCTGCTTTTAGACGGCTTCGCACCTGGAAGGGGGCTGCCACTTTCCTCAGACCGACAGCCGGGGGGTGCCTGGGACAGGCCCGCCTTCACCCCGGGGGTGCCCTCCAAGTACAGCCTCACATTCCTGATCAGAAGGCCCGTGGTGACCTTGCGTCATCCCTTCCCAGGAAGCCCAAAGCCTTGGCAGCAGGTGCCGGCGGCTGGTCACATCCTGCGAGTGGCCCCGGGGCTGTCAGGGGAGGGCGTCACTGCAGCACCctgccccgcggccagcgcctcCCTGGGCAGGCGGCAGGAGCCTCATCTCAGCGTGGGCAGAGCaggctccttccccagccccaagGGGAGACAACGCGCCAGCTGATCCGGGGACACGTGGCTGGCCCAGCAGGGAGCGAGGCTCCTGCCATTATAAAGCAAACGCCccttctgattggctgctttcctCACAGCCCCGCCTCTCGCTCCCAGCCGCCAATCGCGACGGTTAGTAACGGCCTTTGGGCGCGAGGGGGGCGGAGCGagggagccccgccccttctgctctcTGCCCACCCCACCCGCGGTCAGGGAAGGAAGAGCCCCTGCCATCCCGGGCCCGCTCGCTAGGGGACACTGAGCCTCCGCAGAtcccttcccagcatgccttgcgGCCGCGCCTCGCTACCCAGAGCTTTGATCCGATTGGGCGACGGCGATGGCGCACCGTGCCCGCCCCCCGGGGTTGGAGTTGGCGGATTGGGTGCGGGCGGTTGCATTGGTGTCACACGCCGTGCTGCGATTGGCGGGACGCGGCCAGCGGGCGCGGCGATTGGCTGTTGCAGGCGCGGCCCGCCCCGGCAGCGCGGCGATAGGTCAGCGCACGCGGCGGGGGGGCGGCCTCTCTGTGGTGGCGGCTCGGTGTGGCGATGGCGGCGCTGACGGGGACCGCGGGCGCGGCGGGGCTGTTCCCCCCGCTCTCGGTGCCGGGCGTGACCGAGCTGAAGCCGCTGAGCCGCTACGAGGCCATGCGGCTCGGGCCCGGCTGGAGCCACTCGTGCCACGCCATGTTGTACGCGCCCAACCCGGGCATGCTCTTCGGCCGCATCCCGCTGCGCTACGCCGTGCTGGTCAGCGGGGGGGgcctcgggggggcgggggcctcggggggggggcgcgcgcggGCCTCGGGGCGGGcctcggggaggggggcgggggcgcgggCGGGcctcggggaggggggcgggggcgcgcGCGGGCCTCGGAGCGGGcctcggggaggggggcgggggcgcgcGCGGGcctcggggaggggggcgggggattcgggcaggggcggggcctgggggcgggtctgGTTGGGCGGGGGGTGATTGAGGCCTAGGCTGGGGGACGGGCCAGAGATCGGGattggggcggggccgggtggtggctggggtctggggtggggagcgggcCTTGGGGGTGCGGGAAGGCCGTGGGTCTCCTCGGTGGGCTGGAGAGCTGGGACCCCCACCTAGGGCTGAGCCTGGAGTCTTCCCCTGCCGCTGCACTAACTCACTGCGGCGGCTGCCTGCCGCTGTCCAGGCACAGCTCTGCTACGTCTACCTGCCAGGCCACCCTAGCAGGCCATGAGCTACCCGCAGGAGCTAGGCCCCGTCCCGTGCACACCACTAGTTCTCCCAGCTCATGTTGTGCACTTA
The nucleotide sequence above comes from Pelodiscus sinensis isolate JC-2024 chromosome 16, ASM4963464v1, whole genome shotgun sequence. Encoded proteins:
- the LOC102449464 gene encoding forkhead box protein J1-B-like isoform X1; its protein translation is MKIQCKTCLSPSQKCCAVQVLPAALTPRIRAWDPQPLLPGMLERNVRPTRCSGSPRRMPVLASPDITARFKEKWLLLPPEDQGNEGGTTPLDDSLTSLQWLQDFSIVTVDPERPPAPSHPLHQQLFPEAEAPASPPAGDTAATGMPLSLGKPTSAATSPGTSYPPGLGTAEQIDYRSNPGVKPPYSYATLICMALQASQQAKVTLSAIYSWIAENFCYYRHAEPSWQNSIRHNLSLNKCFRKVPRQKDEPGKGGFWQIDPQYAHMFVNGVFKRRRAPTVPPGPARQRPSVPALEAAPRGLLPPLPCLGNGQPGPSPHHATCPPPHPQGQGCLLLDDAPSPPKQPLPKPGHAAAGTALSPLLPASSRPTEAPRGGFDWADAFDDVLQGSSSNFEDLDINTALSSLATEADLAAQPPGRYLPPPATWGSPATDQPSPAPHWEDFAPFAEAPQQAWEEQRAEALASPWGFEPGFNLCDGFLSETQPWAKADAFL
- the LOC102449464 gene encoding forkhead box protein J1-B-like isoform X2, whose product is MPVLASPDITARFKEKWLLLPPEDQGNEGGTTPLDDSLTSLQWLQDFSIVTVDPERPPAPSHPLHQQLFPEAEAPASPPAGDTAATGMPLSLGKPTSAATSPGTSYPPGLGTAEQIDYRSNPGVKPPYSYATLICMALQASQQAKVTLSAIYSWIAENFCYYRHAEPSWQNSIRHNLSLNKCFRKVPRQKDEPGKGGFWQIDPQYAHMFVNGVFKRRRAPTVPPGPARQRPSVPALEAAPRGLLPPLPCLGNGQPGPSPHHATCPPPHPQGQGCLLLDDAPSPPKQPLPKPGHAAAGTALSPLLPASSRPTEAPRGGFDWADAFDDVLQGSSSNFEDLDINTALSSLATEADLAAQPPGRYLPPPATWGSPATDQPSPAPHWEDFAPFAEAPQQAWEEQRAEALASPWGFEPGFNLCDGFLSETQPWAKADAFL